One window of Vicia villosa cultivar HV-30 ecotype Madison, WI unplaced genomic scaffold, Vvil1.0 ctg.001794F_1_1, whole genome shotgun sequence genomic DNA carries:
- the LOC131636618 gene encoding uncharacterized protein LOC131636618 translates to MKLGNKWSYIDNYPHHYNGRIWLLWNDQEVKIKLLIAEEQFIHVEVMNLDNETQYCATIVYALNQLDRIGDNMNMPWIVMGDYNNVLTCKDRIGGNPVAINEYKDLMDMMMKNGLYEAPTKGSYYIWSNKHSNGAIYSRIDRLVGNSLWFQTYQDVVVEVLPPHISDHSPIRVRHMAIQHKRQHIFKFLNCVTKRDGYHEIVRNCWNQIIQGTHMQQLWFKMKKLQKALKPLHREFSDIRIQIIKARDDLEEAHKMLQNNPFDCTSIELVKSRTDRVLELNQMKECILKQKS, encoded by the coding sequence ATGAAGTTAGGTAATAAATGGTCTTACATTGATAACTATCCTCATCACTACAATGGTAGGATATGGTTGTTATGGAATGATCAAGAAGTGAAAATAAAATTACTTATAGCAGAGGAGCAATTCATTCATGTAGAGGTTATGAACTTGGATAATGAGACTCAGTACTGTGCCACTATTGTATATGCATTGAATCAACTTGATAGGATAGGTGATAACATGAACATGCCCTGGATTGTGATGGGTGACTATAATAATGTTCTGACTTGCAAAGACAGGATTGGTGGTAACCCTGTGGCCATTAACGAGTACAAGGATTTGATGGATATGATGATGAAGAATGGTCTGTATGAAGCTCCTACCAAGGGATCCTATTACATTTGGTCAAACAAGCATTCAAATGGGGCTATCTACTCTAGAATTGACAGACTTGTTGGAAATAGCCTATGGTTCCAAACTTATCAGGATGTTGTTGTGGAAGTTCTCCCTCCCCACATCTCTGATCATTCCCCCATTAGGGTGAGGCATATGGCAATTCAGCATAAGAGGCAACACATATTTAAGTTCTTAAATTGTGTGACTAAGAGGGATGGCTATCATGAGATTGTTAGAAACTGTTGGAACCAAATAATTCAAGGCACTCATATGCAGCAACTTTGGTTTAAGATGAAAAAGCTCCAAAAGGCACTTAAACCTCTCCATAGAGAGTTCAGTGACATCAGGATTCAGATTATAAAAGCCAGAGATGATCTTGAAGAGGCTCATAAAATGCTGCAGAATAATCCCTTTGACTGTACCTCTATAGAGTTGGTGAAAAGCAGAACTGATAGAGTTTTAGAGCTCAATCAGATGAAGGAATGCATTCTAAAACAAAAAAGCTAA